The sequence below is a genomic window from Chaetodon trifascialis isolate fChaTrf1 chromosome 18, fChaTrf1.hap1, whole genome shotgun sequence.
AAGACCCAAAGCGGCCACAGAAAGGACTGTGACTCTAGCTCTTATGGGTGGCCTTTTCCATGCCTGTGCCCAGAGGCCAGTGGTCTCATAATCCGTCCATGTCTAAAAGAAATGCAGCCGTGCTTACTCAGGGGAGGAGTATCGGCCGGCAAAGAGAATGCTCTTTGTGGCATTATGtcggatgaagaagaggaaggggtGGTCTGCGATGAAGAAGCCAGGAAACGGTTCAAGGCGAGTAGTTGAGACAGCaccagtggcagcagcagcctcagttcCCTCCTCGCTGACCTCCACGAAGGCCTTGTGAATGACTTCAGACAGTACCAGGTCGTTGGCGGGAGACATGCctgtcagcagaggagagagtcCATTGCTTTATCGCACTGAATCAGCGATGCTTTGTGTTCTTTGCAAAAACAATCAAGCACAACCTTTTTCTGATGTCCCAGCAGTCCTGGTGACAGATAATGTTTCTATGTATTTCCAGTCagcaatgtttttatttgactgtttttgcaCAGCACCTCTTACAAATCTCTAATGAatctgttttgggttttttttatgttaataGCACTGTGAACGGATGAGGTTTGAATTACTGTAAGGTAAGTCGTGCTCTTTTATTTGTCCCTGCAGTTATGTTGTTACCTTGCGAGGCATGAGATCACTCGAGCCGAGAACTCATCTTGACAGGCTTCAAGTTATGCGCTTATGACCAAATCACAGTTGCTTTGGACTAATCAGCCTCCTATAAGGAACTACTGGCAGCTGCGGGCATGGTTTAGGTATAATGACAGTAAGAGAAGCGACAGTGGTGGCACCTAAAGAGGTTAGCGTtgatgctgctatagcatttttttcaaatcgcctgcccttttccaaataGTTTCCAAAGATGatttcccagatggttctgtgtaacaaaccatctggctcGTTGCACTCTTGAAATACTTGAAATACTATGCAGCGTATACATTAGTGGCATACTGTATGTCTTACCAGAGAGGTCGCTCCGTGAGACATCGAAAGCATCCGTCATGCCCATGCTGGCCAGGACGTTTTTCAAGTCATAATTCTCCTCCATCTTGAATCGAGGCAGCTTCACTTCAACCTCAGTTTCACCCATCAAGTCGGGACAAGTCCAGTCCACAAACTTCTCATAGGtcagctccttctccagctgGTGTGGATACAATATCAGTGATTAGTCTATCTCTTAAAAATTGGACATTTCTTTGCAGTATGTGTATACTCTATGTGTCCTACCTTCTCCAAGCCTGTGGTGTCGTCCTCGATGTCATTGGGCAGGAAGATGAGCATGCTGAGCTCCTCCCCTTTATAAGGCATCTCTAGGAGCTGTCCAGAAACATTCTGTCCATAATCTTATTTCATTTAAAGATAAtcacatttattattatcatcgGCCTGGATGGTTTCCAACATCACCAGAATGGAACCAAATCTTAAATCTGTCCGACCATATTTCCTTGAAATCTGTTCACAAATtactgaaatgtcatttttttggCAGACAAACATGGGAAAAACCATACTGTTGAACAACACGGACATTACCTGACAGTTGAGCTCAGGAATGGAGGCGAGAGGGAATTTGCTTTTCTGgctcatcatcttcaccggTTTAGTGGTATTCTGAGGACAACAGTGAACAGAACAAGCACTTCTCCTGTTGAGTGAGTCGTTCTCTCAAAGCTTCCACAAACTGTAATACATGCTCGGCTTTTTGAATACTTCCATCCTCATAGTTGTGACTTATGATGCATCACAGATCCTCATAGAAGCCTGGTGACttaacatttttcattctgacaaaacattttgtgaGACGTGAGAAGTCATTTCCTCAGACGATCGTCCCAggaatgttttttattttgatgtatgtGTTTTTTGGGGTTCCTCCTACCCCCAATCTGGTTTCAGGTGACATTTGGAAAAGCCCATCATTTATCAGGGGTGGCCACCCTGACCACCCCACTGGCCCTGCCTCTGCTCTCCACAAAGACATCCACGTCATTCAAAGCATCCCTGCCTGTCTTACTCTTGCCTTGTAGTGATCAATTTATAAAACTTTACTTTAGTCAGAATTAGTCAAATTATGTAACTTTCCATGTTTGAAACACAGCTCCAGCATACAATTCCAGGATATTCCACAAATCCCAAGACCAATGGGAACAATGGCAACTTCCTCAAACTAACTAAAATGGGCTTCCCTCGTCTGGTGCAGCTTGCACAGCGGCGGTTTCATTTTCACCTGAtgctgtgagctgcagcagatcaaACTAGAAACATCACAGTCCTGATGCAAACTGTGTGCTATCAGGCAAAAACATCTCATGAACCTAGAGTGCTGCCTTTGTTCCTCCAGcgctgtctttgtgctgtattACCTTGTTTACTCTAAACTGGGCATCAACAGTAGACTCCTCCTCGAACTTCTTGTTCCAGTTGCCTTTGAAGTAGATGGCATTAACCAGTACCAGCCTGGTCATGTTGTCCACCACATCCTGGGACAGAATGTCCTTGATTTTACCTGGTGAACAGTAATGAGCAAAATTATCATCATGAACAGGCTCCAGTAATGTTTTCATCCAAAACTCaggaatattttatttttttcttctgttacaACAATTTCCAGAAGCACTAAGACTCCTCGAGGAGGAAGAACTAGAGATCAGGTGGAAAAAGCGAAAAACAATAATAGAAATGTTTAATAGGTGTCTAATTTCCTCCAGCAGATTGCAGCAGAGCCCTACAGCTCTCATGGCAAGTCCCTGTGTCCACTAGCTTTGGGTCTTGACATATTCAACACGAAAAAGGCCCTACGGGAGGATCTGATGCTGGACTCATCATGTCATGTGGGGATAGAAGGTCAGTGACCTGCTCTGCAGCTGACGACCGGGGTCTGATCCCTGAGGATTCACAGAGGCTGGGGAGAATTTAAAGTGTACCAATGGCAAATTGTCTACCAGAGACAAAATAAACCAGTCTAACAGACAGACCAGACCAGTCTAGATGTCTATGAAGCTGAACTGAAGTTAAATGATCATTAGCACCAAGGCTGCATGAACTCTGAAACAGCTTAATTAGATGAGAATTGAGGATTAGGTTCTGTGGCAGACTGGAGCGCTCCACTCCAGCAATGTTTTTCATGAGACTGGTAGGCCCTAGATTTAGCTTCCAGTCTATGTGCTGATGGGTGTGTGTACGTGAATGTGAGATCTACCTTGCGTCTGCTCCTCCACCCAGGTATTGATGAGGAGCCTGGCCGCTTCTGCGCTGGCTTTGAAGTCCACAGACTCCAGCTCAGCACTGTAGTACTTTTTGGACTCTGATAAGAAATCCTGAAAATCATAAATGGCTCATTTGAATActcacagcacagctggagaAGAACACTCTCATTTTGAGATGAAGTCAACATGAACAGAGAGCTGAGCACACTTGACCAATGTGATTGCTAGAGAGCTCATCTAATCTCCTCATACATTTAGCTGGTTGAGCAATACAggaagtactttttttttttttttttacaccaacTGCATAGCAGGATAATGTAAATGACGTAAGTAAAATATAGCGTGCTACACATAAATGAAACCCTAAAAAGCTTTAAATATCCAACAGACTCACCCCACCAGAAATCATATGAGCAGTTTTAAATGAGTCAGTCAAGTaatctaatttttttttattattattattaatttcttAGAGTTAAGGTATTTTTTGGAAAGGTAAGTGACAATAAGGCTGCACATTTACTTAAGGCCATGTTGCAAGGCATTCATCCTCATTACTAAATTACAAGACTGCAGTTCaggttcagacacacacacacacacacacacacacacacacacaccgcaacAAACTGGTAGGACTGCTCTCCATACAGCCTGTTGGCAACGCTGAGGGTATAGGAAGCATCTGCCTCATTGAGCTTGCTCAGCACTTTGGCAAATTGAGCATGGACATCATCTTGACCGTCCTCGGATTTCAGGCACTGTGAACAGCCAGAGAAGACCTTGGttacaaagacacactgagcCAGTGACAGATGAAGGACGGCCTGTGTTATATCAATATGGACCATTGGCCTCGTGGTCATCTTACCTGTGAAATGATGACAACAGACACCAAAATCATCATTAAATTGAGTGTTGCATGCTACATAGATTGTGTTGAGGCAACCATTAtcaagggggaaaaaagtaaCATGTAAGCAGGTTTTTAAGCTGACATTAATTTGCTGCGTAAATCTGCTTTTTTTGCACTTCATATGTCCAAATTCTGCTTTAACAGATGCAGTAAGATTTTGAAAATTGGCAAAGCAACGCAGCGGATTATTAAGAGTGAAATACTCTGGAGCCAAAATCTCATATTTCCCAACCAGAAGACACCACCAAGTCTaatcattcatcatttctttGATTTTGGCTTGGTTGGCACCTTGAGCAGATACTGCGGCAGTCTGGTGGTCTGCTGTAACTGCGTCGTCATCTGCATCCGTGTTTCCATCTGCGACTGCATCACTGACTGCTGTGCTCCTTGCAGCTCCGGCTGGTCTGACTCAGTGAAGCAGAGGACCTGAGGGTGCAAATGGTAGTTTCCCTGATCATTAGGATCATTGATAAGTTCAACATTattcgtgtgtttgtgtgtgtacatgtatttgctagatggagaggaaaaagttTTTAACCAACATCCACAaccaagcatgtgtgtgtgcgcgtgtgtgtgtttgtgaaagtgtGAGAAAGGGTGTGCACAGGCTAACCATTACTAAACCACTGCAACCGTCTGGAGAAAGGAAATCTCTCTACATCCTCATGTTGAATCATACGTACACATCAAGGTATTCAAGTATTCACACGTTCGACACAACTGATGACTCTCTGGCAGGACGACACCGTTCTGTTAACCTACAAATTCAGACTTGCTTCCATGTAAATTCCCACTCAAAGACTGTCAAAGCACCATCAACATTCTACAGTTGGTGTTGACAGTTGGGAGCAAAAGCCTCAATACACAAGGCACAACTCATCCAAACCAGGTTTACATGTTTGGAATGTATTCAATAAAATAACTCTAAAAAAATTTTAATAATGAAGCATTCATTTTTGCAACTCAGCGTATTTTCCTGTACTATCTGAACAATGCAAAGATCTGttgctgctgtacagtatgGTGTACTGAATGATCCCAGCTTTACTGTCTCCTATTTCCCCTGTTTCAAATTattgtgtcctttttttttaaaacaggaCTGATTCACTCTGGGGTCACTCCAGTCTGGACAGCAGCTGCAAGTAATAAAACTTTTAATTTACATCATTTATTTGAGAAAAGTAACAAAACCATGctgtaaagaaggaaaaaaatcagtACAAGTTAAATTCGTGCATTAAATGTGTTActaaacaagaaaaacaaaagtgaaaatcCTCATCATGGTCCCTGACtgttattactgatgcattaacatgtaattAATATTGAAAGTCAAGGTGGATCATTTAATCGTTTCTTATACTATTGGAAATAtcagtcatttaaaatgcataTTTTAAGCAAGTGCATCACTTTTTGTGTGTAAAGGATGTGATCCCGAAAAGTAAATTGTTAAAATGGCAAAGCTCAAATAAAGTGATTAAATGTACTCTCCACCACTGGCAGGACTGTATCGCTCCCTTTTTAGGCTTCACCGCTTTACTGTGCTGATCATTTTTGACGTCTGCTGCTTAGAGATGAATGTATCTGTTCCTCTGCCTGTGATCTGAGTCAGTCAGAGGAGATCCATGTGACATTTGCTGATGCTGGGAGACACAATGAGTAACTAATGCATGTGACCACACCTCATCTGCCAGACAGTTAGGTTACAGTTTTCCAGTGAGACACCGAATAAAGGCCGTACTCATGCCAGAACAGAACGCTGATCcgcctttctctttctcttctgacGCATTAATTTCATGACAAAATTCCAACAACACAATGAACCACATCTACTGACTTGTCATGACATTTGAGTACGTGCCTGTGTAAACACCTGGGTGTGTTTACATTACGGCTTTAACTTTGTGCTGTTCATTTTgacagctttctctctctctctctctctctctctctctctctctctctctctctctctctctctctctctctctcgctttctgtgtgtgtgtgtgtgtgtgcacgcgctgGTATCAGGCTACTTTTGGAGACATGCTGCAGACTCCAGACCAGTTAAAAGGTACAAAAGCCTTCTCCCCAACTTGAAAACAGCTTCTTTGGAGTCAAGGGTTAAGTTATGGTTGGATTAAGtatccaggaaatgaatggaagtctatgtaaTTTCCCTCAAAGTGATTTAAATaagtgtgtgcgtctgtgtgcttctatgtgtgtgtgtgtgtgtgtgtgtgtgtgtctactgtaCCTCCGACATCTGGGCGGCTGTGTTGCCCCTGGCCCCCAGCATCACCATAGCCATAGCTGAAGAGATGCTAAAAGGGGAGAAGAAGATGTTCCCGGTCTTGTCGTCATCGCTCAGCTTTTTGAACAAAGCCAGAGAGAAGGTGGTGTTGGCTTTGGATAGAGGGACTGATCTtgccattttcttctttctaatGCAAAGAAAGGAGAGCACAGCATTAATCAAATTGTAAACTGTTGCATATCCATTGATCTGACAAGATTCCCTGATAATGTGAAACACACCTGTAAATAgctttaaaacttttaaaactgATCGGAATCAGTCTCTTTTTTGACACGTGGAGGAGAGAATATAGAGATAAGACTATTTCTTCTCTTGTACTTTGTGTGAGGATGCTCATGAACCATATGAGTGTTTGCTAACCCTTTACATTAAgatacacatattcaccattaactagatgcttattagcatgcacatTAGCTGTGTGTTGATTCTTATAGTCATTATAAAgtaatgccttattctgggtTAGTGTTACCAAGGGTTAGGTTCTTTAGGTTGGAATTCATGTACAATAACTTCCATACTTAGCAGGTTATTGAGAGAAAACTCTTAAGTCATGGCTGAGTAGTTGTACAATGTGGCCATGCATAATAATGCTTTCTAATGACTAATAAAAAGCCAAAATGTTATGAATATGCAAGTCTTTGGCCTCTCGGTTTAATTTGTCAACTGTCAAATATAGCCATGTTTTCAAATTTAAGCAGCTTGCACAAACTTTCAGAATATTCTTCTTCACTGGTGTGTCATTTTACAACTTAGCAGAGTCCTCCAACAACCTTATCCCTGAACAGATTTAGCTCCTGAAACAAAGGTGAAATGCCCCCAGACTCAGTCAAATCACACAGATGTTGCTCATTACTACTCAACCAGGGTTACCTTTGGAAACAAGGTGAAAAGGTCATAAATCAAGAACTGCTGCTTGCTGAAACCTGTTATCTTTGGCAATCATTCTTATCATCAAAATCAATAGCAATAAAAAACATCCCGTACTTACTGCCAGATACTCTTCTTCAAGTCAACAAGCAGTCTAGTGCAATTTGGTTAAAGGAAGGCTTGTTCCGTGTTATTTTATGCTCTGACACACCCAAGTTCAAGTAGGTCTTGCTACAGCTAGAGAAAGTATCTGGAAATCACACCCATCCATGGAAGACACACCCTGCTGTACAGTGGTTTGGGTAAATGGCTTGTACCAGTGAGTGGTTTTTTTTAAGACTCTGCTAACCTCAGACACCCCAGATAATCCTGAACAAAATGAACTGATACAGAAAAGAGAGTGCAGAACATCATAGCCCTCAGCCACCACAAAGCCTGATTTTAGTTCATTCAGTTACTCCTCTGGGGATGATGTTAAACAATGAACTCATCATCAGTAACAGGCTGGTTCATTTATAGGGGCTATTCTACACTGTAAAGACAGTAGATAATCCCATCATTACTCTTTTGAGGTTAAATCaaggtttgtttttcagtcagtaGGCTTTAAAGAATGAAGATGGCAAAGAGCTGCTGTGCAGTGTGAGCATGTGCTGACCAGTCATGGGATGCACTGGCAACCATAGCACTGCTGTACTTTTTTGCTGCTGAATTACAGTACAGTA
It includes:
- the LOC139346484 gene encoding leukocyte elastase inhibitor-like isoform X2, with product MARSVPLSKANTTFSLALFKKLSDDDKTGNIFFSPFSISSAMAMVMLGARGNTAAQMSEVLCFTESDQPELQGAQQSVMQSQMETRMQMTTQLQQTTRLPQYLLKCLKSEDGQDDVHAQFAKVLSKLNEADASYTLSVANRLYGEQSYQFVADFLSESKKYYSAELESVDFKASAEAARLLINTWVEEQTQGKIKDILSQDVVDNMTRLVLVNAIYFKGNWNKKFEEESTVDAQFRVNKNTTKPVKMMSQKSKFPLASIPELNCQLLEMPYKGEELSMLIFLPNDIEDDTTGLEKLEKELTYEKFVDWTCPDLMGETEVEVKLPRFKMEENYDLKNVLASMGMTDAFDVSRSDLSGMSPANDLVLSEVIHKAFVEVSEEGTEAAAATGAVSTTRLEPFPGFFIADHPFLFFIRHNATKSILFAGRYSSPE